A stretch of Thermoanaerobacterium sp. PSU-2 DNA encodes these proteins:
- a CDS encoding lantibiotic immunity ABC transporter MutG family permease subunit, giving the protein MKILYSEIIKTKRTPLRYITFLLPVLFSSALLWYSSVRSLSEFYIHQAFFEIWTAVVVPIVAGLLFGLAANQEENAGGFINLFGNNFERSSLYIGKFIIIALSIQISLIISIFIFGIGFEILRGNFPWVIYIASFILESIGALSLLSMYMWISFAWGLGASIGFGGFGMLVAALMSTNLGNSIWTYIPWAWPVRLSELPGAYLLFTSSMTYPPKIISSGELINQIASGFIFASLFFIFMIVGGIIWFKRWEGRKMYE; this is encoded by the coding sequence ATGAAGATATTGTATTCTGAAATAATAAAGACTAAACGTACGCCTTTAAGATATATTACATTTTTGCTTCCAGTATTGTTTTCATCTGCACTTCTATGGTACTCATCAGTAAGATCTTTATCTGAATTTTATATACATCAAGCCTTTTTTGAAATCTGGACGGCAGTGGTTGTTCCGATTGTGGCTGGCTTATTATTTGGTTTGGCTGCAAATCAGGAGGAGAATGCTGGAGGTTTCATAAACTTGTTTGGCAATAATTTTGAAAGGAGCAGTTTATACATTGGCAAATTCATAATTATAGCATTATCAATACAGATAAGTTTGATAATTTCAATATTTATTTTTGGAATTGGGTTTGAAATATTACGTGGGAATTTTCCGTGGGTCATCTATATAGCGTCTTTTATTTTAGAATCAATCGGCGCATTATCATTATTGTCTATGTATATGTGGATTAGTTTTGCATGGGGATTAGGAGCATCAATTGGATTTGGGGGCTTTGGCATGTTAGTTGCTGCGCTTATGTCTACGAACTTAGGCAATAGTATATGGACTTATATCCCATGGGCATGGCCTGTGAGGTTATCAGAACTTCCTGGTGCATATCTTCTTTTTACATCAAGCATGACATATCCGCCTAAAATAATATCGTCCGGAGAATTGATTAATCAAATCGCCAGTGGGTTCATCTTTGCTTCATTGTTTTTTATATTTATGATTGTTGGTGGTATAATATGGTTTAAGAGATGGGAAGGCAGGAAAATGTATGAGTAA
- the thiD gene encoding bifunctional hydroxymethylpyrimidine kinase/phosphomethylpyrimidine kinase: MKKLLTIAGSDSIGGAGIEADLKTFCALGVYGMCVITAVTAQNTVGVFDVREMDADIIKKQIDCVFEDTAVDAVKIGMVSSQDIIDAIASSLKRWNPKNVVLDPVMISKSGYYLLKEDAIDALKTKLLPMADIITPNIPEACELTGMNIEGIDDMKEAAKKIIDMGVKAVVVKGGHSLENATDVFYDGSEFLLLPQERIDTKNTHGTGCTYSSAIASYLGRGLSLKDAVINAKSYITEAIKNSLEIGKGVGPVGHLVDLYKKAGIDYED, translated from the coding sequence GTGAAGAAGTTGCTTACGATTGCAGGCTCTGACAGCATTGGCGGTGCTGGCATAGAGGCAGATTTAAAGACGTTTTGCGCTCTTGGAGTATACGGCATGTGCGTCATTACGGCAGTGACGGCGCAGAATACGGTAGGTGTCTTTGATGTAAGAGAGATGGATGCTGATATCATCAAAAAGCAGATAGATTGCGTATTTGAGGATACGGCGGTAGATGCTGTAAAGATAGGTATGGTATCAAGCCAAGATATCATTGACGCTATTGCATCATCACTTAAAAGATGGAATCCAAAAAACGTCGTGTTAGACCCTGTCATGATATCAAAAAGCGGATATTACCTTCTAAAAGAAGACGCCATAGACGCATTGAAGACAAAGCTTTTGCCTATGGCAGATATCATTACTCCAAATATACCGGAGGCGTGTGAGCTTACTGGAATGAATATTGAGGGAATTGATGACATGAAGGAGGCTGCTAAAAAAATCATCGATATGGGTGTAAAAGCTGTCGTTGTAAAAGGTGGTCATTCTTTAGAAAATGCTACTGATGTATTCTACGATGGAAGTGAATTTTTACTTTTGCCACAGGAGAGGATCGACACCAAAAATACACATGGAACAGGATGCACTTACTCATCTGCAATAGCTTCGTACCTTGGTAGAGGATTAAGCTTGAAAGATGCAGTAATAAACGCAAAAAGTTACATAACAGAGGCTATTAAAAATTCTCTTGAGATAGGTAAAGGTGTAGGACCTGTAGGACATTTAGTAGATCTTTATAAGAAAGCAGGTATTGACTATGAAGATTAA
- a CDS encoding DMT family transporter has product MNRGYIYLIITVLFFSTYEVVGRTLTGIVNPLQINFIRFFIGGLILLPIAIKNIKSKNLRIAFKDFWLLVLIGLTNVVFSMSFLQIGINMTSASLSAVIFSSNPLFVMITASILLNEELNRTKIYGLILGVIGLIIVFYKQLISGGNHITGIVFLVLSSIMYGVYTVLGKKFTVKYDSVVMNSLSFIIGSLLLIPLLLYNKYPVFNLPLKAIPQMLYLTVVVTGIAYYTYFLGLSSVNTGIGSMVFFAKPILASIIAAIFLSEKITIQLVIGTIVILIGILIVQKDNIVLFSNKNADEEITN; this is encoded by the coding sequence TTGAATAGAGGTTATATTTACCTTATCATAACTGTGCTTTTTTTCAGCACTTACGAGGTGGTAGGAAGAACACTGACAGGCATTGTAAATCCACTTCAGATAAATTTCATCAGGTTTTTTATAGGCGGACTCATATTGCTGCCTATTGCCATAAAAAATATTAAAAGCAAAAATTTACGTATCGCATTTAAAGATTTTTGGTTATTAGTGTTGATAGGGCTTACTAATGTGGTGTTTAGCATGTCATTTTTGCAGATAGGGATAAACATGACATCCGCCAGCCTTTCTGCTGTAATATTTAGCTCAAATCCTCTTTTTGTAATGATCACTGCTTCAATTCTGTTAAACGAAGAATTAAATCGCACCAAGATTTATGGTTTGATACTGGGCGTAATAGGTTTAATCATAGTGTTTTATAAGCAGTTGATTTCTGGCGGAAACCATATTACTGGAATTGTATTTCTCGTTTTATCGTCAATCATGTATGGTGTATACACAGTGTTGGGAAAGAAATTTACTGTTAAGTACGACAGCGTCGTAATGAATTCGCTATCTTTCATAATAGGAAGTTTGCTTCTTATCCCTTTGCTTTTGTACAACAAATATCCTGTTTTTAACTTGCCACTAAAGGCTATTCCTCAGATGTTGTATTTAACGGTAGTTGTTACAGGCATTGCATATTACACTTATTTCTTAGGTTTATCTAGTGTAAATACTGGCATAGGATCTATGGTTTTCTTTGCAAAGCCAATATTGGCTAGCATAATTGCGGCAATATTTTTATCGGAAAAGATCACAATCCAGCTTGTAATCGGCACAATCGTAATACTTATAGGTATATTGATTGTGCAGAAAGATAATATAGTTTTATTTAGCAATAAAAATGCAGATGAAGAGATAACGAATTAA
- a CDS encoding HAMP domain-containing sensor histidine kinase: MIFKNKPLKTQFIIYFVSILILSILATIVTYYIGYLAFINIQYKKVYPANYYEKMIPSIESKIRGYGPDILNIYNKSKIDKIIPKRGIKYQVMNQNGDKIYGTDNQKLIRNRDELFKIINTTSGIKGSYYKVIPIINKQGTIEGAVSLSYTLTPYFINKIDRILYEPLFIIIVFSPFIYIALFTILFSLEFTKNIRKPLNLIIEASRKIKERDLNFDIDYKADNELGSLCAAFNDMKDELKNSLIAQWKVEQERREMVESLAHDLKTPISIIRGYAESLLDDCIDDKLKFKKYLDVIVENADKCIKIVKMMLFMSELDDLPANLNFSQINIKDFLTRKIDEYKQISKDKSLDFDLDILDQRHDKTMIYIDAQKFERIMDNIVINSVRYTPKSGMIKIKCNIDEYKISITVCDSGSGFSKKDLTHVFERFYRGDMSRSSEDGHVGLGLYIAKKLVEAHGGKIEAYNIDGGGACIKFDLKYEKSV; the protein is encoded by the coding sequence ATGATATTTAAAAATAAACCGCTAAAGACACAGTTTATTATATATTTTGTTTCTATATTGATATTAAGCATACTGGCAACTATAGTGACGTATTATATAGGATATCTGGCATTTATAAATATTCAGTATAAAAAGGTTTATCCGGCGAATTACTATGAGAAGATGATTCCTTCAATCGAAAGCAAGATTCGAGGGTATGGGCCGGATATATTAAATATTTACAATAAAAGTAAAATTGACAAAATCATACCAAAAAGAGGTATTAAGTATCAGGTGATGAATCAAAATGGCGATAAAATATATGGCACTGATAATCAGAAGCTGATTAGGAATAGAGATGAGCTGTTTAAAATTATAAATACGACATCTGGTATAAAAGGTAGCTATTATAAAGTCATACCGATAATAAATAAGCAAGGTACGATAGAAGGTGCTGTTTCACTGTCTTATACATTAACGCCTTATTTTATTAATAAGATAGACAGAATTTTATACGAGCCATTATTTATAATAATAGTATTTTCGCCGTTTATTTACATTGCTTTATTTACAATACTTTTTTCTCTAGAATTTACTAAAAATATAAGAAAGCCTTTAAATTTGATTATTGAAGCGTCAAGAAAAATAAAAGAAAGAGATCTCAATTTTGACATTGATTATAAAGCGGATAATGAACTTGGTAGTTTATGTGCAGCATTTAATGATATGAAAGATGAATTAAAAAATTCTCTTATCGCCCAGTGGAAAGTAGAGCAGGAAAGGCGTGAAATGGTAGAATCCCTTGCCCATGATTTGAAAACACCTATTTCAATAATCAGAGGATACGCTGAATCATTGCTTGATGATTGTATAGACGACAAGTTAAAATTTAAAAAGTATTTAGACGTGATTGTTGAGAATGCTGATAAATGTATAAAGATCGTGAAGATGATGCTTTTTATGTCTGAATTAGATGATTTACCAGCCAATCTTAATTTTAGTCAAATAAATATAAAAGATTTCTTGACACGTAAAATAGATGAATATAAACAAATTTCAAAAGACAAAAGTTTAGATTTCGATTTAGATATTTTAGATCAAAGGCATGATAAAACAATGATATATATTGATGCTCAAAAGTTTGAGAGGATAATGGATAACATCGTTATTAACAGTGTGAGATATACGCCTAAATCAGGAATGATAAAGATAAAATGTAATATCGATGAATATAAAATAAGTATAACAGTTTGTGATTCGGGCAGCGGATTCAGCAAGAAAGACTTAACACATGTTTTTGAAAGGTTTTACAGAGGAGATATGTCAAGATCATCAGAAGATGGACACGTCGGTCTGGGACTTTACATTGCAAAGAAGTTGGTAGAGGCTCATGGCGGGAAAATAGAAGCTTATAATATAGATGGCGGGGGAGCTTGTATTAAGTTTGATTTAAAATATGAGAAAAGTGTGTAA
- the cytX gene encoding putative hydroxymethylpyrimidine transporter CytX, translated as MKIKNSTLFLIWSGAAVSIAEVFTGSYFAPLGLTKGILSILLGHIIGTLFFALGGLMSFRVKKPAIESTKGVLGEKGMVFIGLLNVLQLVGWTAVMIIQSAKAFNGAIGMSTAIGIFVVGISVLLWTLFFDNEAYWINDIAVVLLFILTIFVVLYLKAGKVGYVAGDMSFSGAVELAVAMPVSWLPLVGDYTINAKDGKSSFIYTFAGYFIASCFMYFIGLYVALKTGGKDIISYFASIKTGIVPLLIILLSTVTTTFMDVYSAAISTLSIVKAKLSRKSLLIIYSIVGLIAAYLFPMDNYQNFLYAIGSVFIPAYTVVFEDFFLMRSKSHSFLNVPATISFAVGTIFYNYLTYFGTNLSKWFITPTIGTIILTAVIYPIMKSLNKREEKIYG; from the coding sequence ATGAAGATTAAAAACTCAACGCTTTTTTTGATATGGTCAGGTGCGGCCGTATCAATTGCAGAGGTTTTTACTGGTTCGTACTTTGCACCATTAGGCTTAACTAAAGGGATTTTAAGCATATTGTTAGGTCACATCATTGGCACTCTGTTTTTTGCTTTAGGAGGGCTTATGTCCTTTAGAGTTAAGAAACCTGCGATAGAGTCCACAAAAGGTGTCCTGGGCGAGAAAGGCATGGTATTTATAGGGCTTTTAAATGTGCTTCAATTGGTTGGCTGGACGGCTGTAATGATAATACAGTCTGCAAAGGCTTTCAACGGTGCTATAGGCATGTCTACTGCTATTGGAATTTTTGTCGTTGGCATATCTGTTTTATTGTGGACATTATTCTTTGACAATGAAGCTTACTGGATAAACGATATTGCTGTTGTGCTTTTATTTATCTTGACTATATTTGTTGTATTGTATTTGAAGGCGGGAAAGGTTGGATATGTAGCCGGAGACATGAGCTTCAGCGGTGCAGTGGAACTTGCCGTTGCTATGCCTGTATCATGGCTTCCACTGGTAGGAGATTACACTATAAATGCTAAGGATGGAAAGTCCAGTTTTATATATACATTCGCAGGATATTTCATAGCAAGCTGCTTCATGTATTTTATAGGGCTTTATGTGGCTTTGAAAACAGGCGGGAAAGACATAATCTCATATTTTGCATCAATAAAAACGGGAATTGTACCGCTTCTTATTATACTTTTGTCGACGGTTACAACGACTTTTATGGATGTGTATTCCGCTGCCATTTCAACACTTTCTATTGTAAAAGCTAAATTAAGCAGAAAAAGTCTGCTTATTATATATTCCATTGTGGGGCTTATTGCCGCATATTTGTTCCCAATGGATAATTACCAAAACTTTTTGTACGCCATAGGAAGTGTATTTATTCCAGCATATACGGTTGTATTTGAAGATTTCTTTTTGATGAGAAGCAAAAGCCATAGCTTCTTAAACGTGCCTGCCACGATTTCTTTTGCGGTAGGTACGATATTCTACAATTATCTTACGTATTTTGGTACAAATCTATCAAAATGGTTTATAACGCCCACAATAGGTACGATTATTTTGACTGCTGTAATCTATCCAATTATGAAATCTTTAAATAAGAGAGAGGAGAAAATTTATGGTTGA
- a CDS encoding response regulator transcription factor, with product MSKILIIDDEKEIADLLKDSLERKGNTVLTAYNGKEGIEKAKEMPDLIVLDIMMPDIDGYEVCRKIRDTVICPIVFLSAKQSEMDRIKGFALGGDDYVVKPFSLKELLARIDAHLRREKRAILLNEEGKRALLNFKNITIDLKSREVMVNGNPIGLTKKEFDVLELLSLHPGQVFSKEQIYEKVWGFDAEGDTTTVTEHIKNIRAKIENLDPDTEYIKTVWGIGYKWEKVL from the coding sequence ATGAGTAAAATATTAATTATTGATGATGAGAAAGAGATAGCTGATTTGTTAAAAGATTCGCTTGAAAGAAAGGGCAATACTGTTCTGACTGCTTATAATGGCAAGGAAGGAATTGAAAAAGCTAAAGAAATGCCGGATCTTATAGTGCTTGATATTATGATGCCTGATATTGATGGGTATGAAGTTTGCCGTAAGATAAGGGATACTGTAATTTGTCCCATCGTATTTTTAAGTGCAAAACAAAGCGAAATGGACAGGATAAAGGGATTTGCCTTAGGTGGTGATGATTATGTTGTAAAACCATTTAGCTTAAAGGAATTGTTAGCAAGGATAGATGCACATTTGCGAAGGGAAAAGCGAGCAATTTTATTAAATGAAGAAGGAAAAAGGGCTTTATTAAATTTTAAAAACATTACAATAGATTTAAAGTCGCGGGAAGTGATGGTGAATGGGAATCCTATTGGGCTTACAAAAAAAGAATTTGATGTTTTAGAGCTTTTGTCGCTTCATCCCGGTCAAGTATTTTCAAAAGAACAGATATATGAAAAAGTATGGGGTTTTGATGCAGAAGGTGACACTACTACAGTTACAGAGCATATTAAAAATATAAGAGCAAAAATTGAGAACCTTGATCCTGATACAGAATATATTAAGACAGTGTGGGGAATAGGTTATAAATGGGAGAAGGTTTTATGA
- a CDS encoding acetamidase/formamidase family protein produces the protein MHELTNEKCIFSFSRHNDPVLYVNDGEEVKIETLDCFSCQIKTNDDKLETMDWDKVNPATGPIYVNGAEEGDTLEVTIKKIDIDDKGVVATGKDLGVLGHMMNDLYSKVVEINDGKVIFNEKLSFPVKPMIGVIGVAPKEGEINCGTPGPHGGNMDTTLIREGSKLYLPVFVDGALFALGDLHAVMGDGEIGVSGVEVSGTVTVKLRVLKNLKLNNPIVKTNEVTATIASNESIEKAIETAVKDMAELFQKNTDLSIEEISTLFSISGNVQISQVVDPLKTARFSMPNWVLEAYGIEF, from the coding sequence ATGCATGAATTGACAAACGAGAAGTGCATCTTTAGCTTTTCAAGACACAACGATCCTGTACTTTATGTAAACGATGGAGAGGAGGTGAAGATAGAAACTTTAGATTGTTTTTCATGCCAAATCAAAACAAATGATGACAAGTTAGAAACAATGGATTGGGATAAAGTAAATCCCGCAACAGGTCCAATCTATGTAAACGGTGCAGAAGAAGGCGACACGCTTGAAGTGACAATCAAGAAAATCGACATTGATGACAAAGGCGTCGTTGCAACAGGGAAAGATTTGGGAGTTTTAGGTCATATGATGAATGATCTATATTCAAAAGTAGTTGAAATAAATGATGGCAAAGTCATTTTCAATGAAAAGCTCTCATTTCCTGTAAAGCCAATGATAGGTGTAATAGGCGTCGCACCAAAAGAAGGCGAAATAAACTGCGGCACACCTGGTCCCCATGGAGGGAACATGGATACAACACTTATAAGAGAAGGCTCTAAGCTTTATTTGCCTGTATTTGTGGATGGTGCACTTTTCGCATTAGGAGATTTGCACGCTGTAATGGGAGATGGAGAAATAGGCGTATCAGGTGTAGAAGTAAGCGGCACCGTTACTGTAAAGCTTAGAGTTTTAAAAAACTTAAAGCTAAATAATCCAATTGTCAAGACAAATGAAGTAACAGCCACAATCGCATCAAATGAATCAATAGAAAAAGCCATAGAAACAGCAGTAAAAGATATGGCAGAACTTTTCCAAAAAAATACTGACCTATCAATAGAAGAAATATCAACACTTTTTAGCATCTCCGGCAATGTCCAGATATCTCAAGTTGTTGATCCACTGAAGACAGCACGCTTCTCAATGCCAAACTGGGTTTTGGAGGCGTATGGAATAGAATTTTAA
- a CDS encoding ABC transporter ATP-binding protein, with the protein MRLIKRFASYYKPHIWLFILDMVCAFFISASDLVFPMVTRNVINNVIPNKDFNLIYRFAILLAIMYFGRMILEYIVGYYGHVLGVSIEYDMRKDAFSHLQKLSMNYYDNTKTGYIMSRVVNDLNEIAEVAHHGPEDLFLSIIRIIGTFILLLTIDVRLTLVVFTIIPFMFIYMYIYNNKFEIIWKNVRETQAQMNATLEESITGIRVVKSFVREKFEKLKFDNKSSMYKSARSKAVKHIGIFDSSVNFLSNISVVITLAAGGYFISKGLINTGDLVAYIIYISQFLQPLTVLLRFIEQYQQGMAGFRRFVELMDTEPEIADKKDAIELKDVKGDIEFDNVTFSYDNKREVLSGINLKIKHGETVAIVGPSGAGKTTLLSLIPRFYEIDAGSIKIDGIDIRDVKLSSLRENIGIVQQDVFLFSGTIKENIAYGKLDATDEEIINAAKAANAHDFIMELKDGYDTYIGERGVKLSGGQKQRISIARMFLKNPPILILDEATSSLDNKSESIIQQSIENLSKNRTTLIIAHRLGTIRNAKRIIVLTENGIEEEGTHEELMNRKGVYYNLYSYQQENLTIW; encoded by the coding sequence TTGAGGCTTATAAAAAGATTTGCGTCGTATTACAAGCCACATATATGGCTTTTTATCCTTGACATGGTGTGTGCATTTTTTATATCTGCTTCAGATTTGGTTTTTCCTATGGTTACGAGAAATGTGATAAATAACGTCATACCTAACAAGGATTTTAACCTTATATACAGGTTCGCAATTTTATTAGCTATAATGTACTTCGGAAGGATGATACTTGAATACATAGTAGGATACTATGGCCATGTTTTAGGTGTAAGCATAGAGTACGATATGAGAAAAGATGCTTTTTCACATCTTCAGAAACTTTCTATGAACTATTATGACAACACAAAGACAGGTTATATAATGTCAAGGGTTGTCAATGACTTAAATGAGATAGCAGAAGTAGCACATCATGGTCCAGAGGACCTTTTTTTGTCTATCATAAGGATAATAGGCACATTCATACTTTTGCTTACAATTGATGTGAGGCTGACACTGGTTGTATTTACCATAATACCTTTTATGTTTATATACATGTATATTTACAACAATAAGTTTGAAATTATATGGAAAAATGTCCGCGAAACGCAGGCACAGATGAATGCCACATTAGAAGAAAGCATTACAGGCATAAGGGTCGTCAAATCATTTGTAAGGGAAAAATTTGAGAAACTAAAATTCGATAATAAAAGCTCCATGTATAAAAGTGCCAGGTCAAAAGCGGTTAAGCATATTGGCATATTTGATTCTAGTGTAAATTTTCTTTCTAATATATCAGTTGTGATTACTCTTGCAGCAGGCGGCTACTTTATATCAAAAGGCCTCATAAATACAGGTGACTTGGTGGCATACATAATATACATTAGCCAGTTTTTGCAACCTTTGACTGTTCTTTTGCGGTTTATAGAGCAGTACCAGCAGGGTATGGCTGGCTTTAGGCGGTTTGTGGAGCTTATGGATACAGAGCCAGAGATAGCAGATAAAAAAGATGCGATAGAGTTAAAAGACGTGAAAGGCGATATTGAGTTTGACAATGTCACATTCAGCTACGACAATAAAAGAGAAGTACTGTCAGGAATCAATCTTAAGATAAAACATGGAGAGACAGTGGCAATAGTAGGGCCCTCAGGTGCAGGTAAAACCACACTTCTAAGCCTTATACCGAGGTTTTATGAGATAGATGCAGGCTCCATAAAAATTGACGGTATAGATATAAGGGATGTGAAGCTATCATCGCTTAGAGAAAATATAGGCATTGTCCAGCAAGATGTATTTTTGTTTTCGGGCACGATAAAAGAAAACATCGCGTACGGTAAATTAGATGCTACTGACGAAGAAATAATCAATGCAGCCAAAGCTGCAAATGCCCATGACTTCATAATGGAGCTAAAAGATGGTTATGATACGTATATTGGCGAAAGAGGCGTTAAATTGTCTGGCGGACAAAAGCAGAGAATATCTATTGCAAGGATGTTCTTAAAAAATCCTCCAATACTTATACTTGATGAAGCGACATCATCGCTTGACAATAAAAGTGAATCGATTATTCAGCAGTCTATTGAAAATCTATCGAAAAACAGGACTACTCTCATAATCGCCCACAGATTGGGCACCATTAGAAATGCTAAGCGTATAATAGTGCTTACTGAAAATGGAATAGAAGAGGAAGGTACACATGAGGAGCTTATGAATAGGAAGGGCGTGTACTATAATCTGTACAGCTATCAACAGGAAAATTTGACGATATGGTGA
- a CDS encoding 4Fe-4S binding protein codes for MANKKDRYVFLLKAILWTYIVMCIIIAGLNYGYASKAPKNVADAINSIWQFYENWIKTIFIIAGSFLTINIIGKSKRTKMRKANLIGLIIAALIVHIIMPLFFHNGDVYFFSMPLPWTTVPLQLLYHNSSFYKSYFPIWGVAGISSVLIFYVLVSIIVFIGTLLYGRRWQCSTICLFNGFASEVFDPVFPLLGKRKHLNQKGIKIFSLLRLLFFAISLFFTIWWILFLSGAFLGGNYDAISKMESYKYLAGELLMAMFFWIALTGRGYCYYCPLGTVLGLISKVAGQKITTNNSKCIQCGQCNESCPMSIDIKSAAYYGKDVSDIRCVGCGHCVDACPTKTLSYTTKVLSVLKKKTKKSSIVQI; via the coding sequence ATGGCAAACAAAAAGGATAGATATGTTTTTTTACTAAAAGCTATTTTATGGACTTATATTGTCATGTGCATAATCATAGCCGGATTAAATTATGGGTATGCAAGTAAAGCGCCTAAGAATGTAGCCGATGCAATAAATTCGATTTGGCAATTTTACGAAAACTGGATTAAGACGATATTTATTATTGCAGGCAGCTTTCTCACTATAAACATAATAGGCAAGTCGAAAAGGACAAAGATGAGAAAAGCAAACCTTATTGGTTTAATCATTGCAGCACTTATTGTACATATTATAATGCCACTATTTTTCCACAATGGCGATGTATATTTCTTTTCAATGCCACTTCCATGGACGACAGTGCCGTTGCAGCTTTTATACCATAATTCCTCGTTTTATAAAAGTTATTTTCCCATATGGGGTGTTGCAGGCATTTCAAGTGTATTAATATTCTACGTATTGGTTAGCATAATCGTCTTTATAGGAACTTTATTATACGGTAGAAGATGGCAATGCTCTACAATTTGTCTTTTCAATGGATTCGCTTCAGAAGTTTTTGATCCTGTTTTTCCTCTTTTGGGTAAGAGAAAACATCTAAATCAAAAGGGAATAAAAATATTTTCATTATTGAGATTGTTATTCTTTGCTATATCGCTATTTTTCACTATTTGGTGGATATTATTTTTATCTGGAGCATTTTTAGGTGGTAATTATGATGCGATAAGTAAGATGGAATCGTATAAGTATCTTGCTGGCGAACTTCTTATGGCTATGTTTTTTTGGATTGCATTAACAGGCAGAGGATATTGCTATTATTGTCCATTGGGAACAGTTTTAGGATTGATAAGTAAAGTCGCCGGGCAAAAAATTACTACAAATAATTCAAAATGTATCCAATGCGGACAATGCAACGAATCATGTCCAATGAGTATAGACATAAAAAGTGCAGCATATTACGGTAAAGATGTCTCTGATATAAGGTGCGTAGGGTGCGGCCATTGTGTTGATGCATGTCCTACAAAAACATTATCTTATACAACGAAAGTTTTAAGTGTATTAAAAAAGAAAACTAAAAAATCGTCTATTGTACAAATTTGA
- a CDS encoding lantibiotic immunity ABC transporter MutE/EpiE family permease subunit, with amino-acid sequence MINILKSENLKYRRTFMRKLIMFAPLFFVLYALPQKIFMPANYLMPWQLLIDLVYNWWPVIFIPIGLALYASLVALHEKKSGGYRSIKSRNVPIHKIWIGKILIMAFYTFLSTLVLIIAIIITGTITAGGNIPWSKIIAGGFFTWVTSLALIPLELWLATMKGTFYSIALGFVGLIIGVIGASKSYWIYIPWSWPIRLMCPIIGVHPNGTLLQINDSLRDPSVIPIGVIVSVLAFLIFSILTMIWFQRRDLN; translated from the coding sequence ATGATTAATATCTTGAAATCAGAAAATTTAAAGTACAGAAGGACATTTATGAGAAAACTTATTATGTTTGCGCCGCTGTTTTTTGTGCTGTATGCACTGCCACAGAAGATATTTATGCCTGCAAATTATCTTATGCCATGGCAACTTCTTATTGATTTGGTTTACAATTGGTGGCCGGTAATTTTTATACCGATTGGCTTGGCACTTTATGCATCGCTGGTAGCTTTGCATGAGAAAAAATCTGGCGGATATCGAAGTATAAAAAGTCGCAATGTTCCTATACACAAAATATGGATAGGTAAAATATTGATAATGGCCTTTTATACATTTTTGTCAACATTGGTTTTGATTATTGCTATTATTATAACAGGAACAATAACGGCAGGTGGAAATATTCCTTGGAGTAAAATAATTGCAGGAGGATTTTTTACATGGGTTACATCACTTGCTCTTATTCCTTTGGAATTATGGCTGGCAACTATGAAAGGAACATTTTATAGCATTGCCTTAGGGTTTGTAGGACTTATTATCGGTGTGATTGGAGCTTCGAAATCATATTGGATCTATATTCCATGGAGCTGGCCAATAAGGCTTATGTGTCCAATAATAGGTGTTCACCCTAACGGTACATTATTACAGATTAATGACTCTTTAAGAGATCCATCGGTAATCCCGATAGGCGTTATCGTATCGGTTTTAGCGTTTTTGATATTCTCAATTCTTACTATGATTTGGTTTCAAAGGAGAGATCTAAATTGA